From a region of the Streptomyces sp. NBC_01454 genome:
- a CDS encoding cytochrome P450 — translation MEPDGGATLLAWMRRMRNESPVWRDESGNAHVFRHADVVRIMADPGLYSSDTVGRLGGGETPSGVLLLLDPPQHGKLRRLVSRAFTNRLISELAPQITTLTRELLDAVDADRFDLVDAVANPLPVMVIATMLGVPLRDHGKFQAWGEQLLATDASDPESVRRMEQTGKEISAYLQEFVDARRRTPHDDLIGTLVQAEVDGQRLCDDEIVSFATLLLLAGHITTSVLLGNTLLCLDSAPERWEALRADRSAIPAVIEETLRCRPPFTRVERVPTRQVEIAGEVIEPNTLIHLWLLSANHDERVFDDPAAFVPERSNSRQTAFGHGIHYCIGAPLARLESRIVLELMLDRFRTVRVDAGAPLSFHGSNVFGAERLPLVVRRA, via the coding sequence GTGGAACCGGACGGAGGAGCCACGTTGCTGGCCTGGATGCGCCGGATGCGGAACGAAAGCCCGGTCTGGCGGGACGAGTCGGGCAACGCGCATGTCTTCAGACATGCGGACGTGGTGCGCATCATGGCAGATCCGGGGTTGTACTCCTCCGACACCGTGGGGCGCCTCGGCGGCGGTGAGACACCCAGCGGCGTCCTGCTGCTGCTCGACCCTCCGCAGCACGGCAAGCTGCGCCGCCTGGTCAGCCGTGCGTTCACCAACCGGCTGATCTCCGAACTGGCCCCGCAGATCACCACCCTCACCCGGGAGCTGCTCGACGCGGTCGACGCTGACCGCTTCGACCTGGTGGACGCGGTGGCCAATCCGCTGCCGGTGATGGTGATCGCGACGATGCTGGGCGTGCCGCTCCGCGACCACGGCAAGTTCCAGGCGTGGGGCGAGCAGCTGCTGGCCACGGATGCGTCGGACCCGGAGAGCGTGCGGCGCATGGAGCAGACCGGCAAGGAGATCTCGGCGTACCTGCAGGAGTTCGTGGACGCCCGCCGGCGCACCCCGCACGACGATCTGATCGGCACCCTGGTCCAGGCGGAGGTCGACGGGCAGCGGCTGTGCGACGACGAGATCGTCAGCTTCGCCACGCTGCTGCTGCTGGCGGGCCACATCACGACCTCGGTGCTGCTCGGCAACACCCTGCTGTGCCTGGACAGCGCGCCGGAGCGCTGGGAGGCGCTGCGCGCGGACCGGTCCGCGATACCCGCGGTGATCGAGGAGACGCTGCGCTGCCGGCCGCCGTTCACCCGCGTCGAGCGGGTGCCGACCCGGCAGGTGGAGATCGCCGGGGAGGTCATCGAGCCGAACACCCTGATCCATCTGTGGCTGCTGTCCGCCAACCATGACGAGCGGGTCTTCGACGACCCCGCGGCCTTCGTGCCGGAGCGGTCCAACTCCCGGCAGACGGCGTTCGGTCATGGCATCCACTACTGCATCGGGGCCCCGCTCGCCCGGCTGGAGAGCCGGATCGTGCTGGAGCTGATGCTGGACCGCTTCCGCACCGTGCGGGTGGATGCCGGCGCCCCGCTGTCGTTCCACGGCAGCAATGTCTTCGGCGCCGAGCGGCTGCCGCTGGTGGTCCGGCGCGCCTGA
- the rfbB gene encoding dTDP-glucose 4,6-dehydratase, with protein MSPTRILVTGGAGFIGSHFVRTLLGPFGPGDVQITVLDSLTYAASPANLDEVRHLDSFRFFAGDICDEALVGELIAHHDQIVHFAAESHVDRSIRSSAEFIRTNILGTQVLLDAALRHGIDTFVHVSTDEVYGSIATGSSSETHLVEPNSPYAASKASSDLIALAYHRTHGIDVRVTRCSNNYGHRQFPEKLIPLFVTNLLDGKKVPLYGDGLHIRDWLHIDDHVQGIELVRTAGRPGEVYNIGGGTELSNRDLTDLLLETCGVGPEMIEYVDDRKGHDRRYSVNWSKIQTELGYKPGKDFADGLAETVAWYRDNRDWWEPLKQRAELLAETC; from the coding sequence ATGAGCCCCACGAGAATCCTGGTGACCGGCGGCGCCGGCTTCATCGGTTCGCACTTCGTCCGTACGCTCCTGGGACCCTTCGGGCCGGGCGACGTCCAGATCACCGTGCTCGACAGTCTCACCTACGCGGCGAGCCCGGCCAACCTCGATGAGGTCCGCCACCTCGACAGCTTCCGCTTCTTCGCCGGCGACATCTGCGACGAGGCACTGGTCGGCGAGCTGATCGCCCACCACGACCAGATCGTCCACTTCGCGGCCGAGTCCCATGTCGACCGCTCCATACGCAGCTCCGCGGAGTTCATCCGCACCAACATCCTGGGCACCCAGGTCCTGCTCGACGCCGCGCTCCGGCACGGCATCGACACCTTCGTCCACGTCTCGACCGACGAGGTCTACGGTTCGATTGCCACCGGGTCCTCCTCGGAGACCCATCTGGTCGAGCCCAACTCCCCGTACGCGGCCTCCAAGGCCTCCAGCGATCTGATCGCCCTCGCGTACCACCGCACCCACGGCATCGATGTGCGGGTCACCCGCTGCTCCAACAATTACGGGCACCGCCAGTTCCCGGAGAAGCTCATCCCGCTGTTCGTGACCAACCTCCTGGACGGCAAGAAGGTCCCGCTTTACGGCGACGGCCTGCACATCCGCGACTGGCTGCACATCGACGACCACGTCCAGGGCATCGAGCTGGTCCGCACCGCCGGCCGCCCCGGCGAGGTCTACAACATCGGCGGCGGCACCGAACTGAGCAACCGGGACCTGACCGATCTGCTGCTGGAGACCTGTGGCGTCGGGCCGGAGATGATCGAGTACGTCGACGACCGCAAGGGTCACGACCGGCGCTACTCCGTCAACTGGAGCAAGATCCAGACCGAGCTGGGCTACAAGCCGGGCAAGGACTTCGCCGACGGGCTGGCCGAGACGGTCGCCTGGTACCGCGACAACCGTGACTGGTGGGAGCCGCTCAAGCAACGCGCCGAGCTGCTCGCCGAGACATGCTGA
- a CDS encoding activator-dependent family glycosyltransferase produces the protein MRVLFAALPERSHLYPMVPLAWAMTAAGHEVRMVNAPALTGIVTDTGLVSAPVGRDHGLHEAMKQAPESQDQDVANWSRLGPGEVDWPTIRDRYETSVPYGFAPYNDPMIDDVAALAVSWRPHLVVRDPLCYAGAIAARACDAVHVRLLWSADVYSRARQTYLALKGQVPPEERVDPLADWLDKRGAPFGVSCDEELLHGQYTLDTLPPSMRPPTTLTALSMRYVPYNGDAVWWQWLREAPERPRVCLSLGTTNTEAYGGDYVSVPDILGALASLDVEVVAALLPQQREALVDIPANVRVVEGVALHTLLPSCSAVIHHGGWGTFATALVNAVPQLTLSTNVVDLEWRGRSLERAGAGIHAHHSEVTADLVLRHTRQILEDPGFTSAAQRLRDEAVAMPSPRDMVATLEQLVAKR, from the coding sequence ATGCGCGTGCTGTTCGCCGCACTGCCCGAGAGGTCCCATCTGTATCCCATGGTGCCGCTGGCCTGGGCGATGACCGCGGCAGGGCACGAGGTACGCATGGTGAACGCCCCGGCACTCACCGGCATCGTCACTGACACCGGCCTGGTCTCCGCTCCGGTCGGCCGTGATCACGGACTGCACGAGGCCATGAAACAGGCCCCCGAGTCACAGGACCAGGACGTCGCGAACTGGAGCCGACTGGGACCGGGGGAAGTGGACTGGCCCACCATCCGCGACCGTTACGAGACCAGCGTCCCCTACGGCTTCGCGCCCTACAACGATCCGATGATCGACGATGTGGCCGCCCTGGCAGTGAGCTGGCGGCCACATCTGGTCGTCCGGGACCCGCTCTGCTACGCGGGAGCCATCGCCGCCCGCGCCTGCGACGCCGTCCACGTCCGGCTGCTGTGGAGCGCCGATGTCTACAGCAGAGCACGTCAGACCTATCTCGCCCTGAAGGGCCAGGTCCCGCCCGAAGAGCGGGTGGACCCGCTTGCCGACTGGCTCGACAAGCGTGGCGCACCCTTCGGCGTCTCCTGCGACGAAGAGCTGCTCCACGGGCAGTACACCCTCGACACCCTGCCGCCGAGCATGCGGCCGCCCACCACACTGACGGCGCTGTCCATGCGCTATGTGCCGTACAACGGGGACGCGGTGTGGTGGCAGTGGCTGCGCGAGGCTCCCGAGCGGCCGCGAGTCTGTCTGTCCCTCGGAACGACCAACACCGAGGCATACGGCGGCGATTACGTCTCCGTCCCCGACATCCTCGGGGCGCTGGCTTCGCTCGACGTCGAGGTGGTCGCCGCGCTCCTTCCACAGCAACGGGAGGCGCTCGTCGATATCCCTGCCAATGTGCGCGTCGTCGAAGGCGTGGCGCTGCACACCCTGCTGCCCAGTTGCTCGGCCGTCATCCACCACGGTGGCTGGGGTACTTTCGCCACCGCCCTAGTCAACGCGGTCCCGCAACTCACCCTCTCCACCAATGTCGTCGACCTGGAGTGGCGGGGCCGGTCCCTGGAGCGCGCCGGCGCAGGTATCCACGCCCACCACAGCGAGGTCACCGCCGATCTGGTGCTCCGGCACACCCGGCAGATCCTCGAAGATCCGGGCTTCACCTCCGCCGCGCAGCGCTTGCGCGACGAGGCGGTGGCGATGCCCAGCCCGCGCGACATGGTCGCCACTCTGGAGCAACTGGTCGCGAAGCGCTGA
- a CDS encoding ferredoxin, with protein MKITVDRDRCVGAGMCAMTAGEVFEQHEDDGRVVLLMTEPPERWAGDVEEAEQLCPSRAITVDPAAS; from the coding sequence ATGAAGATCACGGTTGACCGGGACCGGTGTGTCGGCGCCGGGATGTGTGCGATGACCGCCGGTGAGGTCTTCGAGCAGCACGAGGACGACGGCCGTGTCGTGCTGCTGATGACCGAGCCGCCCGAGCGGTGGGCGGGCGACGTGGAAGAGGCGGAGCAACTGTGCCCGTCCCGGGCCATCACGGTGGACCCCGCCGCTTCCTGA
- a CDS encoding NAD-dependent epimerase/dehydratase family protein, which produces MSTAEDPDGSHRRIIVLGATGAVGRHVCAALRAAGGELLTVARRPGPATGAGRFFPMDLIGEGPDGLARLIDAERPHAVVNAAGAAWLCSPEVMWQANHVLVDKVLAAMAAASWRPRLVHVGSVHEYTPQPPGISLDERTPTRPTTLYGRTKLQGTEAVRTAAAAGQVAAVVLRVSNTIGAGTSPGSLLGRVAAQLRAVETDEEAIVRLSPLRASRDFVDARDAADAVLAAAALPLGNELINVGRGEAVPVRTMVERLIAVSGRQARIVEEAEPDARAAAGTDWMRVETAMARRLLHWNVRHGIDSSVRDLWEATAPGAEPSPPDHPAAAVPASPRPETADDPRCGGSTSSWPPPIRPLPQPE; this is translated from the coding sequence GTGAGCACGGCGGAAGACCCGGACGGTAGCCACCGCCGGATCATCGTCCTCGGCGCGACCGGAGCCGTCGGCCGCCACGTCTGTGCGGCGCTACGCGCCGCCGGCGGGGAGCTGCTGACGGTGGCACGCCGGCCGGGCCCCGCGACCGGGGCAGGACGGTTCTTCCCGATGGACCTGATCGGCGAGGGACCGGACGGCCTGGCCCGCCTCATCGACGCTGAGCGGCCCCACGCCGTGGTGAACGCCGCCGGCGCCGCATGGCTGTGTTCGCCGGAGGTCATGTGGCAGGCCAACCACGTCCTGGTCGACAAGGTGCTGGCGGCCATGGCCGCCGCCTCCTGGCGCCCCAGGCTGGTCCACGTGGGCTCGGTGCACGAGTACACCCCGCAGCCGCCGGGCATCTCGTTGGACGAGCGGACGCCGACCCGGCCGACCACGCTGTACGGGCGGACGAAACTGCAGGGGACCGAAGCGGTCCGCACGGCCGCCGCGGCCGGGCAGGTGGCGGCGGTCGTCCTGCGGGTATCGAACACGATCGGCGCAGGCACCTCACCGGGCAGCCTGCTGGGGCGCGTCGCGGCGCAACTGAGGGCCGTGGAGACGGACGAGGAAGCAATAGTGCGGCTCAGCCCGCTGCGGGCGAGCCGGGACTTCGTCGACGCCCGGGACGCCGCGGACGCGGTGCTGGCGGCGGCGGCCCTGCCGCTCGGCAACGAGCTCATCAACGTCGGGCGGGGCGAGGCGGTCCCCGTGCGCACCATGGTGGAGCGGCTGATCGCCGTCAGCGGCCGGCAGGCACGGATCGTCGAGGAGGCGGAGCCCGACGCCCGGGCCGCCGCCGGGACCGACTGGATGCGGGTGGAGACCGCCATGGCCAGACGGCTGCTCCACTGGAATGTGCGCCACGGCATCGACAGTTCGGTACGCGACCTGTGGGAGGCCACCGCCCCCGGGGCCGAACCGTCGCCCCCGGACCACCCGGCAGCCGCCGTGCCGGCCTCGCCCCGGCCGGAGACCGCGGACGACCCCCGTTGTGGTGGCAGCACGAGCAGCTGGCCTCCGCCGATCCGCCCCCTACCGCAGCCCGAATGA
- a CDS encoding macrolide family glycosyltransferase, which produces MSAFAATPRRHVAVFVFADFGHISPTLGLTRELIRRGHRVTYFVDHQYREVVERTGARAVVYTSRRGAFAKVPDADGTRMAAEGHDLLVESMERVYPLALSTLAADPPDIVLYDFESFPAARMIAHTLGCVPTVQLGISHAANEVFSMRKLLFDPDAPSMREGGAALMRFAGNNDLAPDGLDRFLREWDDRNLAFLPREFQIEGTTFDESYAFVGPTITELEGDVPWSPPADGRRTALVSLGTESNRQRDFFRTCADAFDGAEWQVVMTLGREADLAGLGDLPPHVQAYRWLPHPAVLPHADVLVCHGGMSCLMEALHFATPVVVVPQGFEHILTARRVAELGLGRMIDRDRLTADTLGAAVGDIVADPEIPERMAWMRASVRGAGGAARAAGLLEQWAAPSASTVAT; this is translated from the coding sequence GTGTCAGCATTCGCAGCCACCCCCAGGCGGCATGTCGCCGTGTTCGTGTTCGCCGACTTCGGGCACATCAGCCCGACGCTCGGCCTGACCCGCGAACTCATCCGCCGCGGGCACCGGGTGACGTATTTCGTCGATCACCAGTACCGCGAGGTGGTCGAGCGTACCGGCGCCCGGGCCGTGGTCTACACGTCCCGGCGCGGTGCGTTCGCCAAGGTGCCCGACGCCGACGGGACCCGTATGGCGGCCGAAGGCCATGACCTGTTGGTCGAGTCGATGGAGCGGGTCTATCCGCTCGCGCTCTCCACCCTGGCGGCCGACCCGCCGGACATCGTGCTCTACGATTTCGAGTCGTTTCCGGCCGCGCGGATGATCGCGCACACCCTCGGCTGCGTCCCGACCGTGCAGCTGGGCATCAGCCATGCGGCGAACGAAGTGTTCTCCATGCGCAAGCTGCTGTTCGACCCCGACGCCCCGTCGATGCGCGAGGGCGGGGCGGCACTGATGCGGTTCGCCGGGAACAACGACCTCGCCCCGGACGGGCTGGACCGCTTCCTGCGGGAGTGGGACGACCGCAACCTGGCCTTCCTGCCGCGCGAGTTCCAGATCGAGGGCACCACGTTCGACGAGAGCTATGCCTTCGTCGGGCCCACGATCACCGAGCTCGAGGGGGACGTGCCGTGGTCGCCGCCGGCCGACGGCAGGCGGACCGCGCTGGTCTCCCTCGGGACCGAGTCCAACCGGCAGCGTGACTTCTTCCGTACCTGTGCGGATGCCTTCGACGGAGCCGAGTGGCAGGTGGTGATGACCCTCGGCCGTGAGGCGGACCTCGCCGGCCTCGGCGACCTCCCGCCGCATGTACAGGCCTACCGGTGGCTGCCGCACCCGGCGGTACTGCCGCACGCCGACGTCCTGGTCTGCCACGGTGGCATGAGCTGTCTCATGGAGGCGCTGCACTTCGCCACACCCGTGGTCGTGGTGCCCCAGGGCTTCGAACACATCCTGACTGCACGGCGCGTGGCGGAGCTGGGCCTGGGCCGGATGATCGACCGCGACCGGCTGACCGCGGACACCCTGGGCGCCGCCGTGGGCGACATCGTGGCCGACCCGGAGATCCCGGAGCGGATGGCCTGGATGCGCGCCAGCGTGCGCGGGGCAGGCGGCGCGGCACGGGCCGCGGGCCTGTTGGAGCAGTGGGCCGCCCCCTCCGCCTCGACAGTGGCGACCTGA
- a CDS encoding glucose-1-phosphate thymidylyltransferase, with protein sequence MKALVLSGGAGTRLRPITHTSAKQLVPVANKPILFYVLEAIAETGISDVGMIVGDTGPEIRAAVGDGSQFGLRVTYIPQSAPLGLAHAVVIARDFLGDDDFLMYLGDNFISGGITDLVEGFRKERPDAQLVLSRVPDPTAFGVAELDATGRVTGLEEKPQHPKSDLALVGVYLFTPAVHEAVRAIRPSARGELEITDAVQWMVEAGQDIRSGELSGYWRDTGSVVDMLEVNRMLLESQERCIEGSVDSASEVLGRVRIGPGATIRASRIVGPAVIGAGTVVTDSYIGPSTSIAEDCRIHDSELASSIVLRGSSFESVRRVEASLVGRNAQVALAPQRPVAHRLVIGDHARVHIQS encoded by the coding sequence GTGAAGGCTCTTGTGCTCTCGGGAGGCGCTGGTACGCGCCTGCGGCCCATCACCCACACCTCTGCCAAACAACTCGTCCCGGTCGCCAACAAGCCGATCCTCTTCTACGTGCTGGAGGCCATCGCCGAGACCGGCATCAGCGACGTCGGCATGATCGTCGGTGACACCGGGCCGGAGATCCGCGCGGCGGTCGGCGACGGCTCACAGTTCGGCCTGCGCGTGACCTACATTCCGCAGAGCGCCCCGCTCGGCCTCGCCCACGCCGTCGTCATCGCCCGCGATTTCCTGGGCGACGACGACTTCCTGATGTACCTGGGCGACAACTTCATCTCCGGCGGCATCACCGATCTCGTCGAGGGCTTCCGCAAGGAGCGCCCCGACGCGCAGCTCGTGCTCAGCCGGGTCCCCGACCCCACCGCCTTCGGCGTGGCCGAACTGGACGCCACGGGCAGGGTCACCGGCCTGGAGGAGAAGCCGCAGCACCCCAAGAGCGACCTGGCGCTGGTCGGCGTCTACCTGTTCACCCCCGCGGTGCACGAGGCGGTACGGGCCATCCGGCCGTCCGCGCGCGGCGAACTGGAGATCACCGACGCCGTGCAGTGGATGGTCGAGGCCGGCCAGGACATCCGCTCCGGCGAACTGTCCGGCTACTGGCGGGACACCGGCAGCGTCGTCGACATGCTGGAGGTCAACCGCATGCTGCTGGAGAGCCAGGAACGCTGCATCGAGGGCTCCGTGGACAGCGCGAGTGAGGTCCTCGGCCGGGTGCGCATCGGGCCGGGCGCGACGATCCGCGCCTCGCGCATCGTCGGGCCGGCCGTGATCGGTGCCGGCACCGTCGTCACCGACTCCTACATCGGCCCGTCCACCTCCATCGCGGAGGACTGCCGCATCCACGACAGCGAACTCGCCTCCTCGATCGTGCTGCGCGGCTCGTCGTTCGAGAGCGTGCGCCGGGTCGAGGCCTCGCTGGTCGGACGCAACGCCCAAGTGGCGCTCGCCCCGCAGCGCCCGGTGGCCCACCGGCTGGTCATCGGCGACCACGCGAGGGTCCACATCCAGTCCTGA